tctttattctttccGTTTccaaacaaacaaacaaatttAGCTTTACTAAGCAAGTAAGTAGTGTTTTATATCCTATGTATGTCTTCAAACTTTTATATCTCTTCCATGACTTATTCGCATACAATGCCGATGAAACAAACTTgcaacaatttttcatagtTGACCCACTGATGGTATTTATTAAATAATGTAATAAAGTCCTCGCTACCacaattcttcaataatatcTTCGTCCCCCCTGGGTGGAACTTTAAATAACTGGAGATGTCGTAGACCTTACTGTTGATAACACACCACAACTCATCTTCACCTTTACAATGCCTCTTTacgatttctttgtttattcTCAAAGGGGGCATTACTTTGTAAAGGGGTATTTTCTGAACGAGTAACTGCGTTCTTAACTGAGACGACGAAAACTTATAGTTGTCCTTTTGGAATATCGGATCATCGAGTAAACCCTGAATAAGTTGTAGCGAAACAAACTTTGTATGGTAATTTGCTGGGTTGGAAGTTAGAGAATGCCAGTCTAGAGCGCTGTGCCCGGGATCTAATTTTATCTTGGTTCTCACAAGAGGTTTTCTAGTTGATCTCGATATGGGCATATGCAGTGGTGATGATGTGGTCGGATGACCTACATTTAGCCGTTGAGGTGCGGCGAATCTGACATTTAGTTTCGAGTCTGAACCGTCTCTATTCATGCCGCCAGTATTCATATTTGTGGTGCGTTCCGGGGACACTTATTAGTGCGTTATATTGCTCATctctcttctcttttcgctataaatgaaatataTAACCCCATAAGGTTTATATGATCGAACCAATGTAATATCATACGAAAAGATACACTATTCGCTTACGTAAActaatcaaagaaatcatcatcatcctcatcctcatcatccTTAGCGTTCTGCTTGTCAAATGTATTCAGGTCCTCGCTGAAATCTTTCCGTTCAAAGATAATTTTACCGTTACTTTGCGAATTTTGCTGTTTGGCGATACCATTCAAGATTGAGACAATTTCAGTTTCAGTGATTTTATGCGTGACATTGTTCGTAGCaatcaacttcttcaagtACGTCTCTACCGCTTGGGCCCTGTCTCTACGAACTAATGCCACTCGAGACAACCTTTCTAAAGCTTGCGGctccaagaaatttgcAATAGATGCGCCTACCGGAGCAGAATCATCACCTCCACCGTTATTACCACCACTGCTTCTATCGCCATTGGCGCCGCCACCATTACTTTTCAACTGAGCTAGCCTGGCCTCTCTAATGGCTTGTAACTCTGGATCCATATCTAAGTACACACTTGCCCTGAACTACGATGCAGCCAACAAGATGCTTCTCAAATCTTTCGCCTCTTGGTTCTTGTAGAGCTATTGTGAgtccaaaaattctttcttACCCAGcccaaaaatttctcatcTGTTTCTCATCTGTTTCTCGTCCGACCAAGTTTCCCGTTGGTAGTTAGGATTTCACCTGCTCACTGCAGTAggcaattttctttcatcataTAGACTATTTAATGCCTTTGTTGCAAGGACGTTTGGAGCCTTAGTTCTAGAATAGCGTATATACCTGCATATACATCGTTCAAACTCAAAAGTGCTAGTTTTTGAAGCTCCGCTGCAAGCTCTGCCCGATTTCTCTGTAAAGAACGACACGACGACCGACATACTTCACTACGCGTTTGGCCATTTGCAACACACAGGAGAGGAACAAGAATATCAGGCATAAACGGGAATGGTCACCATCGGAAGCATCGAAAACCACACTGTTACCCCTTCTAATACAAACACAATGGACAGCAACAAAAAGGACACGAGTAAGTCGCCCTCACATTCCAACAGCTCTTCaccttcatcttcctctctgtcttcatcttcctctaaagagaaaaaacgTCCTAAGAGACTATCCTCCCAGAATGTAAATTATGatctgaagaagagaaaaatcatTACTTCTGATACTGCGGAAAAAACGTTTGGTAACGAGCACAATAACTTTTcgcttgaagaaaatattatgGAAGAAGAACCCAAGGAACTTCTGGAAAAGGATTCTAAGggcaatatcatcaaactAAATGAACCGCCAACTATTTTGGAAGATTCAAAGACATCTATCACCGGACTACCGTTGAATAAAGGGCCctctgaaaaaatcaagcgAGAGTCTCTTTGGAATTATAGGAGAAATCTAGCAGGCCAATCAAACAATTCGGAAATGGCATTAGTTcccaataaaaaaattattcaagTGCCTAAAAACTTCCAAGATTTAAACAAAAGTGATCTGCAAACATTTTTGACCCAGAATATAACAGAAGAGAGCAATATAAGATCAACCAGTGGCTGGATGAGCGACATAATAGATATGAATCATGAACAGGAACACGATGGCGACAATGATAATAAGAAATTATCTAATGTTAGGACCAAAATAATACTTTCATCAAACGCTACTTATGATTCAAAGAGTAAGCTTTTTGGTCAAAACTCTATCAAGTCAATTGTCAATGcaagtgaaaaaattttcaaggaCGAAAACGACTCAACcataaattttgaaaatgaagatttttGTTCGGCTTGCAATCAGTCAGGTTCATTCTTATGCTGTGATACTTGCCCCAAATCCTTTCACTTTCTTTGTTTGGACCCACCGGTTGATCCAAATCATTTACCTGAAGGTGATTGGCATTGCAACGAATGCAagttcaaaatcttcataaATAACTCGTTGACAAccctgaagaaaaatgaatctAATTTCATCAAGCAAAACGACAACGTGAAGATGTTTGCTAAATTACTTTTTAGAATCGAGTCATTGAACCCAAGGCAATTCCAGTTGCCTAattatataaaagaaacCTTCCCTGCTGTGAAAACGGGATCCAGAGGTCAATATTCTGATGAGAATGATAAAATTCCGTTAACCGATAGACAACTATTTAACACTTCCTACGGTCAAAGCATAACCAAACTAGACTCCTACAACCCAGATATACACATAGATTCGAGTTCAGGTGAATTTTTAATCTGTTACAAATGCCATCAAACAAGATTAGGTTCTTGGTCTCATCCCGAAAATTCAAGATTAATAATGACGTGTGATTATTGTCAGACTCCGTGGCACCTGGATTGTATACCGAGAGCctcattcaaaaacttggGTTCAAAATGGAAATGTCCACTACATTCACCCACCAAAgtttacaaaaaatcacaTCGCCATCAAGAAGTCGATAATACAAATTATAAAGTTTGGAAGAAACAACGGTTAGCtaataagaaaaatcgGATTTATTACGAACCCTTACAAAAAATAGGCTATCAGAATAGTGGCAATATTCAAATCATGCCAAACATTAGTGATGCTGACTACAAATTCAATCAAGATTTCAGAATTACTCAGGTAGACGAAAACTCCATTAAGTacgatttttttgataaaatttaTAAATCGAAAATGGTCCAAAAGAGGaaacttttccaatttcaagaagatttgATTGATAAACTAGTACTAAATGCACATCAGAATGGCAATACTGAAGATAGCATGATCACAGATGTAGCCTCTTTGatatattttcaaataagTAACCGCAACGACGACAACgacaacagcaacaacaaacCAGCTCCCAAAAGGAATAacttacaaaaattatGGGATCTAAAGGAATTGACCAGTGTGGTTGTTCCAAATGAACTGGATTCCATACAATTTAATGACATTTCcaacaatgaaataaaaaatctactatactttaaaaaaataatcgaGTCCAAACCAAAGGATGAACTgttaaaatttttgaacttgaaaaatgctGAAAGTTAACGTGAATAGAGAAACTACATGCATGCACAAGAATAAATTagaaacaaaaatgctGTTTCCTATATTTAGTCTTACATAGATGTACGTATTGtatatcaaaataaaaggaCTACCtttcttccctttttttttccacttaaaaaaatagcaacaaatgttttccttttcaaatcatctCTATATCATCctcctcatcatctttgtagtcaacttcttttcttaccctcaattttttttttatagcGTCCTCATatattttcctcttttcatCCTTGTTAGAAGGTGAATAACTATCATCATCGCTACCCAATTCACCTCTTTCAtcactttcttcatcgttGAATTTTGGTTTCACAGGGTgaactcttttttttctctttcgtGATTCGCTGTTTTCTTGAGCCAGTAACCTTTTCTGTAGCCTCTGTCTTTGCGTTTGTGATGTATGAAGGATGCGTCCGATCTTTGCCCTTATATtattctgtattttttcagttgcGTCCTCTGGTAAATATGTCTTAAATGATGATTGTGCTTCCTGAACAGTGGCAAAGGGTTTAAATAAATCCGATGGCAAGTTCAATTTACCAGGGTACGCTGAATGTtgccaatttttcttttcttttaagtTCAATAAAATCATCTGCGACAATTCTCCGATAATATACATTCTCTCACCGCGAGGTCTACACTTCTTTGGcccttcttcattttccatcTTTCCATCTTCATTTGCTTCGTCTTCGACTAGTTTatcttgataatttttcacccTTTCTGATAAATAATATAACAAACTGAAGTTCTCTTGAGCAGCGATAgaatcaaaataaaacaacAAATAATCGATCGCAGTTGTCAAAGCATTTAGATATGCGTCACCTTCGGAATCTAAACCTTCGGCTATATCAGGATGATGAGCAATTGCATGTATTAATCTTGGTAATAccctttcaaaaattgttcCCTTCTTAAATGACTTCAAACCAAATGTAAAGTTTATCCATATCTTGGTTGTGGTTTTCAATTCGATATCTGGTTCATAAGcagtaaagaaaatcaatgGCAGAAACTTGATGGATATTAATTCATTAGCTACATAATCCTTCAATTGCTCTAAAAATGTTTTCCTTACTGGCAGTGATTCATCTTCAACCAAATTAATCAGTTTAATAGTGTCAGAAGGTTTAATAAAgttattcaaatttgaaattctggctaatttcaaaacttgAATTCCCGCCACACATCTCAATTTAGTTTGATAATTACTTGGAGTGGGATAAAATTCCTTATTAAATTCGGAAATCAACTCGCCGCCGCTTGCaattaaataaaagaataaCTTCATGGTTTTTTCAGTAAAGCTCTCTGCGAGTTCATCTCGAGGAACATCGGCGGCAATCGATCTTAATTTGTTAGTGAATAACTTCAAagtgaatattttgttaCTTACTGCAGAATATTTTGTCTCATTTAAGTAGGAATCTTTAATCCAGTCAACCTCCTTTTTTGAATCACCAACGACTTGGTTCGATAATAGAACTTCTTTAATTAAGTACGATATGATATCAGTGGAATCATCATTTAGAATGTGAGGAAAGCTCTTAAAAATTTCCATAAGAACAATAATATGGGACGTAAAATGGTTGTCCTTTTTCAGATCTAAAGGTAAAATACGtatttttatctttcttaGAGTTTCTTCTGCTTTTGGTGACAGAGCAATTAGTTTTGCGGAGTATTTAGCTATTTCTGGTTTACCCTCAATTGCAAAATCATACAatttagtgaaaaaaaatgtatcttcaaaatcaaccTGGTCCTTTAATGTCTTGGAAGCCTTGTATAGCGTTTTCAAGGCCTCTTCTAATGATAAAGTATCATTGTTTTCTGCATCTGGATCATCTAAATCTTTGATAATAGTTTTCAACGTTCTAATTTGATCTTTAAACAGGGTTGGGCTAACTTTTGATATGTCATCTaaaattcttctcttcaaatCTAACTGCTTAGGATCGGAGTTATTGGATAAGTTTAGCAAGACGCCGATGTTGGACACATTATAGATTATTGGCGAGGCTCTGAAAAGTAAAATTCGAATTACCTTCGCAATATCACGCGGCATAATAGAAGCACCCGTAGATATATTATACTTCTTGAACAATCCCGGTGTTTGTAATTTATTGATCAATTCGttaaaagaattttttaaCGTGGGAAATGGGGTATCGTTGGTAATGCACGTATTTAACAGATAGAAAATTCTATCATCATTAAATTGTTTTATGGTTTCAAGAGCATCGATGGCCTTTGTAGAATCAGAAAGACCAGAAGCCAACCATTGAATGGTTTgattgtatttgtttgcTATCAAAGGACCTTGAGACGAGTTCGCGTTTTCCTGATTATTTAGATATTTGCTAAATTCAATGTATTTGGATATGGCAAAAGATATTTTAGTTTGTCTTGCATTAAATGCATAAAATGAAGTAAATGCCTTCTTATCGAAATGtgataaaatttttagTAACCTGTGGACTCTTTCATTGTTACTTGATTCAAAGGGCAGCAGATATTCAAAGATTACATTGTCGACTTGTTCGTTGATGTTCAAGTCATTGATATAATAGAGGTTGTACAACGTGGATGGTATGGTATCTATGATTTCCCAAATTTCCTTATTTTGGAGAGTccttttgatttcattCAATGAATCTGAATAAAACCTAGCCATAGTGTTAATACAGAGCTCTCTGACCTCCTTATGTTTTTCTCGGGCCAAGTGCAGTAAAGATGTATAGATGGCCTTATTGGTAatatttttccaaatttcaGTAGTAGGAACTTCATTAAAGATCATAACGGAGGCCCTACGTACACGAGGATCTGAATCAATAAAGGTTTTTGCCAGGGCTTGGTTTAGTTCCCCCGAAATATCATCTCTTGTACTTATAATGTTGGGAATCGACTCCGTCCATTGGACTCTAACATCGGGACTAATATCAGCGATTTTGGAAATCCATGTCTTGAAAGTATCGGAATGGGTGGAGATAAAGTTTAAGTCTGAGTCCGATGTAACTATTTGACCAACTAGTTTGGTAGCTTCTTTTCTGAATAATTCGTTATCTGAGGATAATTCATGATAGATAAATCCGATTACGGCATTGATTAACTCGGGAGCAGTTTCCCAAAGTCTTAACACCAGTTTGTGTAATTTTATTACTACATTAAGTAGTCTGGAACTATTATCACCATTGCTTGCTTCATGAATAATCTCTGAGTAGTATTTAGTCAGGTGCCTACTCATTCTATTGGAATAGGCATCACATAAAATCAAACTAACCTCGTAGCCACAATCGGAAGTGACATTCAAACCTTCAGGAAACTCTTTCGGATTATAGGTCAAAAATTTATTAAAAATCAGTTTCAGTACTTCTAATGGGACAGAATCAAATTCAGAGATGACTTCGCCCAGAATATTACCAATAACCTTGTATAGCCTTTTGGGGAAGCTTTTATTAGGGTCgtaaaaaatatgaaataGTTCGATAAGCAAATTATTTGAACTGGGCAAATCAGCTATTAGTACAATTGATCTATATTCAAGCAGCTTGGTGATTAAATAAGTTTGTTGAATGTGGTagccattttcttgatcacCCAGTTGTTCAAATTGTGAGAGTAAAAGCTTGAAAATATCCGTCAGTTGAGAATCCGTATAAGGTGCATCTGGAGCATATAATCTCAAGATATCACTGAGGCAACACGCGGTAAATGCGCGAATCCCCACATCTTTATGCCTCAATAGTTTTCTATTGACCAAAGAGTCTCTATACTCGTCTAATCCAGTTAAATCTGTATTGTCCTGACCCAGTGCAGCCAATTCTTCATGCAGAGCCTTTAAACGATCCAATAATTCGTTAGTCGAAATCAGCTGCTCCGAAGTGGATATTATAGGCAAGTTGAACTTCAGTTTGGTCACAGCACCTTTAGCCATTTTCgtaatattttctttcttctttcgcTTATGAAGATAACGTAAAGCGAGACGAGATATGAACAGCCACAAAGGAGACAACTTTTCTTTAGATCTTCTGCGAATCAATAGCAAAGCTGATGGATGGAGTTCAGTTTCATAAATGGCCATATTGTTTATACAACTTTACGCGTCGCGTCGCGTCTTTTTCCTGTCATTAACTCACTTTGAACGGTGTTTTCCGGGTAGTGATCCTGCCCTAGGCGGCTAAATACGGGGATTTACATATATTATGTCGAACAAGGATAGATTGGCTGAGGGCTTTCATAGAGAGGCTCTCAGTAAGTTTCAAGATGTCTTTCTAAGTACAGAGCCGGCTTGATATTGCTGTATTTAGAAGATCGAATGTTTTTGTCTGTAAAAGAATTACAACCAGCTTGTTTCTATGTCCGTGTTACTTGTTTTTACTTCTTTTCACAGCGAACAAAGAAGTGCTGGGAGCagtaaaatattcaaaataacTATCAGGCATCTtcgtaaaaaaaaacaaaatttgatttcgCCCAGGATCGAACTGGGGACGTTCTGCGTGTTAAGCAGATGCCATAACCAACTAGACCACGGAACCAATGATTTTGTGTTAATCTTTAAAAGTGAAAGAGCTATATATAGTGTTAAGCTGTCAAAACGACTCATATCTAAAatcaattcttttgattctCTTGTTTACGTattttgttggaacaagtaggttcatcattattcacataactagtccttgtttcaggatgaagaatgttgaaatgacgtttTATTGgtgggtgcacttggagtcaaagatccattaattgaacatcaacttggaatttatatataaatgatatgagtcgttacattgaactaatagtaaattccctagtttattgttatgttgaacatatttaatatgtccaatcggcgtgtgttttatatacctctcttatatagtataagaaagagttctgctattcattcttaattaatacttCGAATTATCAACATATTTACTTAATCTAATGGCGGATCTTACATGAATCGCTATCTCTATAACTTGGTTATGGGCTGCCACGGTCGTCGACGTTCCATGACTAACACACCGATGCTTTCCTTGTACTAGAAATAAAGTTAAGTCTTTTATCGGTATCTTATGTATCATTACAGCTTTAAGAATTTATAGTAGATATGAGAGTATTAATGACTATTTATCACGTCCTGGTACAACCATAAATGCACTATGTAATCTTcgtattcaaaaaatcggATACTAGACAAAAATCTATCAAAACGAAACTTCGCTgttattgcattttttcctttttcttttatcttggGCTCATTTGCAGATAGCTAGGATAGTAACGCTACCGGTTCCTTATTAttctcctttttcttttgcaatAACTCCTTCCCCTTCTTATGCTCTGTTTGTTCTCCTTGTGGTAATGATGGCAACCCCTCTGTTGATGGCAATTTGACTACTTCATTCTTGTCCTGCTTCACTGAATTGAGTTCACTCTCTAAAGCATCCAATTCCTTATTTAATTCATCTTCATAATCATTCGTCCCAACTACACTTCTAGATAATGTCTCATTAATTTCATTCTGATATGCAATTTGGTCGTGTACATCATCCAttaattcatcaacattaCTAAATTCTTTgttcagttttttcaagatttcattCCCATTCTTTAATccgttgaaaaattgtgtTTCCACCATTTTGAATTCCAGCGTTGATACcatgttttccaaattaaTGAGCTGATCTGAAGCCTGCTGCAACAAATGCTCTTGATAGTGTATTCTTTTCAGCAAAAACCGTACTTTCGTGTTACATTTGTAATCGTCAGAATGCTTTCGTATCAAATCTTTGAGTTGGTTCCTTTCTGCCAGAATCAAACCATCTGTCCTTCTCGTAAATTTATGAATTTCATCCTTAGATCGTTTCACTTCTAAGATTGCCCTGTCCGTCTTGGTTATTTGCACTCTACTACTTTTTTGTCCCATCTGATATGTGCAAAATACCAAGTCAAATTATTTCAATGGTATGtatgatttcttcaaattatGATGCGAATGTTCATCGTTTTTTCTATAACTTTTACTGTATGCTACAGTAAATATTCGAATTTTCGGTCTGCGTGCTTACCGGGATTCAGTACATGAAGATCTACGAAAAATGGCAGCaaagagggaaaaaacGGATTACGATTGAGAAACGAAGGCTGTGCGATAAAATCATAAAGTACAGCTACTTCCGCTATAATTGatcctttgattttttgcgGCCGTAACTTTTAGATAAATATGTAAGCCTGCTGGTCCATATTTTCAAACTATTATTCTTAAGTACTGTGTATATATGCTACGTCGTTTACTCCCATAAGTTATTCCAAGTCACGTTTTTCCTTACAGCATTGGAGAACCCTTCGTTGTATTTCACCCATATTTTAATCTCTTGAGCTTTATCGTTTGCTTGATCGGTCTGATCTGGTAACGTACTCTTTTGTGTCCCAGGTGATTCCTTGGTTTGCTTTAATAATCCGTATTGGTTTTTAAAGAAGTCCATTGTACTTGAAGAAGAGTTCAATGCTACCTTGGCCTTCTTGGCGTGTACTTCCTGTGATTGTAATCTATCCTTCGTCACTTGGTCTATGTGTCTCTTTTTAACTTTGTTTTCCTCGATCCTTGCCAATAGTGAGTTCAAAGTATTCGGCCGTTTATGTTGAACTTCGTTAATGTGTTTGGGATCTAGCAACACAACTTCGTCGATTGGCGGATCGATTACTAGACCGCTGCTTCCATCAAATCCCTCAGAGCGATTTTGAATCAAATTTAGTTGAAAGCTTTTCAGCAATTGGACCAATATCTCCATAATGGTTTGTTTGAGTTTCAAGTCTTTTACCTTATTGATATCAGATGAAATCATTGAATCCAAATATGGTAGCATTTCAAAAACTAACGACTTTCTATCGGTAAAACTAGCCATCAATGGCGACTGCGCGGAAATGTGCCTGATGATCAAATCTACTATATCTAATTTAGCTTTCCTCGATTCTCTTTGTTCATATTCgctatttttcattttgataTCATCCTTGTTTGCAATATCACCGAATGTTTGGAAGAACACCAAAGGGACAAGGGCGGAATAACGTAACAACGCACCATTATGCGTATACATTGATTGATGCATTAaatcatgaaaaaatagccaatctgaaatttttgctGGCTTGCTTATACCATTATCGGAATACTTGACGTGAGGAAAAATGTTAAAACAACCTTGCAATATTTTATCCGCGTTACCATTAAGTTCCACTTGATGTAGCAACTCGTAAAATTGATCCTTGATATCACGGTGGGGGTCTCTTCTAAACAATTGGTTTACGATTCTAAACCAGGATATCGGCGAGTCTTTGTTGGATGACGCCCACGTACCCTTGTTACAGTTAGATTTATCTGAGGTATTGGCATCTTTTGAATCAGTACTTGAGGCTAAGAATTGCAAATTGTTAATACAGTTCCTGACATCACCTTGAGCCAGATCAATCAACTCATTAATTGTCTTTATAGGTATATCCATGTTCTCTTCGTGGCAAATAAGGTTCAATCGCTCTTGTAGAGTAGCATCAGATGGTCTTTTCACGGCAACAATTTCACAGAATGgctttaatttttccaaagagGGAGCATATAAATTATTACAGATACAAATGATAGGTCGTATAAGCAGTGCAGAACTCTTCCcccttctctttttgatCTTCTTGTCCAGCTGACCAAACAATAGTTTGTTGGTAGCTTTCATGTCGCCTTGAATAATGTCAACTAAAACTCTGATAAATCCACTTTCGACACTTCCATCAACCTCATCTGCTACCAAGCAGACGGGGTTCGTATCAAAAGTGTGATTGAATAAGAGATTatgaattttctcttttaccATGGGGCCAGCCCTTTCATCACTTGCGTTTATTTCTGATACTGAAAATCCTGATTGCTTAGCGATAACGTGCGTCACTGAGGTCTTTCCTATTCCGGGTGGACCGTGCAGCAGTAAGATCCTTTTTTGTGGCCTTTTCAATGGATCGAGCTCCAGACcagtttcctctttttcaCTGGGCAATTTTGGCAATTGctctttgaaaacagcGGGCGTCCACTGTCTTAACCAGCTCAGCATTCTTCTGTTGGTCTTTTCATTCCCCACCAAATCTAGAAACTTTCTAGGACGCCACTTTTCCACCCAAAGTGTTTCATTACTCACCTTTCTTGCCGCTGTAGAGGTCTTGTGCACGTTATGGCGGTCTTCGCTAGACGCCTCAATTTTATCCAGCAAGTAATTGATATTGATGCCGTACGCATCATCTGATCTCCAAGCAGTATTTGGATTGGTGTAAAGACTTATGCTCTCAGAGATTGATTTCGCAGGCTTCTTCCTCAACTTAACTGTTTCACCAGTACTTGATACAAACGCGTTAATATCGTCCTGATGAACGCCAATTGTGTCATCACTAGCGGCGCGTTCTCCATCTCCAGTGTCAAAAAGGGAGCTTTGTCCCAATAAACCAATGTGTGGTATTGTATCTACCATGATGTTTGCTTTTTTATTCGAACTTTAGGTAAACCAGTGTATGCTTTTAGCGTATTTTACTTGCAATATCGTCCATTTACGTGTTAGATGCCCCGTACAACACGACTGGCcaatccattttttccactttttttttcaacgtTGATCAACAATAAATTCGTACATCGTCCTCTGTTTGTGTCTTAAGTGTTCTTTATGGTTTGTTGCTTGAACGGTCCCTGTAGCAGTAAACCAGATCTTCGACGCCTTCAAAACACAATGGTTACAGTATGTTGCTCAATGCTATTCatttaattctttttcgGCGTTCATTGTCGCTATGTTCACGTTCTTCAATCGAGTTTCGTTCATGTGAAGTGAGTGTTGTATTCAATAGGTTTACTAACAAATTCATATGGCTTTGTGTTGATCTTATTTCAAAATAGCAACTAGAAAAGGAGTTTCTACAATCCTACCCACAAAATTGTCCTCCAGATGCCTTGCCAGGTACTCCTGGAAATTTAGATAGTACTCAAGAAAAGGCATTAGGAGAActcagaaaatttttagaAGACGCTGGTTTCGTTGAACGTCTAGATGACTCGACTCTGCTACGTTTCCTAAGGGCCAGAAAGTTTGACGTTCAATTGGCTAAAGAAATGTTTGAGAACTGTGAAAAGTGGAGAAAGGATTACGGTACTGACACGATTTTGCAAGACTTCCACTATGAAGAAAAGCCATTGATTGCCAAATTTTACCCACAATATTACCATAAAACTGACAAAGATGGCCGTCCAgtatattttgaagaattggGAGCTGTTAACATACATGAAATGAACAAGGTTACGTCTGAAGAGCGcatgttgaaaaatttggtcTGGGAATATGAATCTGTTGTACAATTCAGGTTACCTGCTTGTTCAAGAGCTGCTGGTCACCTGGTGGAAACTTCATGTACAATTATGGACTTGAAAGGTATTTCCATATCTAGTGCATACAGTGTCATGTCATACGTCAGAGAGGCCTCCTACAT
The window above is part of the Saccharomyces kudriavzevii IFO 1802 strain IFO1802 genome assembly, chromosome: 13 genome. Proteins encoded here:
- the IRC21 gene encoding Irc21p (similar to Saccharomyces cerevisiae IRC21 (YMR073C); ancestral locus Anc_2.536), whose product is MNTGGMNRDGSDSKLNVRFAAPQRLNVGHPTTSSPLHMPISRSTRKPLVRTKIKLDPGHSALDWHSLTSNPANYHTKFVSLQLIQGLLDDPIFQKDNYKFSSSQLRTQLLVQKIPLYKVMPPLRINKEIVKRHCKGEDELWCVINSKVYDISSYLKFHPGGTKILLKNCGSEDFITLFNKYHQWVNYEKLLQVCFIGIVCE
- the SDD2 gene encoding Sdd2p (similar to Saccharomyces cerevisiae YMR074C; ancestral locus Anc_2.537), which encodes MDPELQAIREARLAQLKSNGGGANGDRSSGGNNGGGDDSAPVGASIANFLEPQALERLSRVALVRRDRAQAVETYLKKLIATNNVTHKITETEIVSILNGIAKQQNSQSNGKIIFERKDFSEDLNTFDKQNAKDDEDEDDDDFFD
- the RCO1 gene encoding Rco1p (similar to Saccharomyces cerevisiae RCO1 (YMR075W); ancestral locus Anc_2.538) gives rise to the protein MDSNKKDTSKSPSHSNSSSPSSSSLSSSSSKEKKRPKRLSSQNVNYDLKKRKIITSDTAEKTFGNEHNNFSLEENIMEEEPKELLEKDSKGNIIKLNEPPTILEDSKTSITGLPLNKGPSEKIKRESLWNYRRNLAGQSNNSEMALVPNKKIIQVPKNFQDLNKSDLQTFLTQNITEESNIRSTSGWMSDIIDMNHEQEHDGDNDNKKLSNVRTKIILSSNATYDSKSKLFGQNSIKSIVNASEKIFKDENDSTINFENEDFCSACNQSGSFLCCDTCPKSFHFLCLDPPVDPNHLPEGDWHCNECKFKIFINNSLTTLKKNESNFIKQNDNVKMFAKLLFRIESLNPRQFQLPNYIKETFPAVKTGSRGQYSDENDKIPLTDRQLFNTSYGQSITKLDSYNPDIHIDSSSGEFLICYKCHQTRLGSWSHPENSRLIMTCDYCQTPWHLDCIPRASFKNLGSKWKCPLHSPTKVYKKSHRHQEVDNTNYKVWKKQRLANKKNRIYYEPLQKIGYQNSGNIQIMPNISDADYKFNQDFRITQVDENSIKYDFFDKIYKSKMVQKRKLFQFQEDLIDKLVLNAHQNGNTEDSMITDVASLIYFQISNRNDDNDNSNNKPAPKRNNLQKLWDLKELTSVVVPNELDSIQFNDISNNEIKNLLYFKKIIESKPKDELLKFLNLKNAES